TAGCTTGGCGTCACGCGAAGAGCTAACCACTGACACTTCTTAATCAGGCAACTATGCATGCATTCGTCATGTTATTGGCAATAGCTGTCAAGAACCTCATGCAATGCAAATCGTCATGTTATTGGCAATTATCGTGAATGCATAATATCATATATCTAATTTTTAGAAGCAAgtcataatttttagagaaaAATCAAGTATGTTCTTTATACAGTTTAGTTGTACTTTGGAGCAGCTTGTACTTGTTCTTGTATCCATGGTAGCATGGATGATACAGCTATGGCAGTTCATGCTTTTAGTTTTTAGTGTTTGGATTATTTGAATGCATAACCATTAGATTTTGTGTTTAGAAAAGTAATATTGACATGCATGCTTGAAGCTTTGTGTCATTACATTTTCACCGGTGCTTTGGTAATTATATAATTAATGCAAACTTTCTTTGTGCTATTTTGTAGAGCACTTGCTGCAAACAGTGCATAGAAGGTAGAAGTTATTTCGTCACAGGAGTGGCACAAATACAGAGTGGGTATGTGCATGGACATAACCATATGAAAGCCATTCATCTCGGTTGGGCACTATATCCTGCTATTCTGAAGGCCACGTGAACATATTGTTGCTCTATTTATCCCCTGAATTTTTGTGAGCTACAAGCAAATGGTTTTTGTTTTGGAATTATATTGTAATGAATCAACATGGCAGTTGACTGTTAATGGTGTTACAAGACTCCTCTTGATTCTTTGCAGTTGTATTATTTGTATGCATGCAAGTACCTGATATGGCGGGATGATACGTACAAATATGTTAGATGCATGTCTTTGATAACCGTTAATATTTggtttttaatttatttatgtACGGCAAACTATTCTCTACATTGTATAACCATGGCAGCAGCTGCCAGAGAACAGGCACATATTaccccttttttttcattttttccaATTTATTTGAGCATTTTCTTTGTATCTAGGAATTTTTTACCTCTTGTCTTCCAAATGGCTACAGGGAGTGAATCCCAAGAGGGGATTCCTCCACATGGAATTGAGGGGGTTCTCACCTGCCACGAAAATCTCCCTCGAGGGTTCCCATCCCTGGGTTTGTTGCCTCTTGCTGCCAAACTAGGCCTAAGAACGAAATATATACCTGTGAAAAAAGTCCGAGAATGTATTCGGTGGTTGTTGGTTGAGCTTGGGGCCTCCTCTGTACCGGATGTCCGGGTGGAGGTTAAAAATCGGACAGCCCATTTAGGCCCATTAGAGATTTCTAAATAGGTCTATTATAAAAATTGATCATTTTATGGAACAAAAAAATCCGAAAAATGTGAACAATGTTCCAGTAAATGTTCCCgaacaaaatttaaaatttcaagaACAAAAAATGTTCCGAAACACTTTTCTAGATTATTTTTTGGAGCCAATAAAATGCTCCGAATAATTGTTTTTGGAACATTTTCTGAAACATTtttgaaacaaaacaaaatattacaaaaaaaacaaaaaataaaaaatcaaaagaaaaataagaaaaatcgtCGGGGGAgctcgcgccggcgagccgagcTTCATTGGAGACGGCGCGTGCAGGGGCGACGCGAGGGCCGGTGGCACCGTGGGCGACTCCGCCGGCAATGACACTGTGCTGCGGATGCACGGGGCATTGCGGCACGGGGAGAAGGAGGCAGCTGCGCAGGGGTGGAGAAGGAGGCGGCTGCAGCACACGGGCAGCTTGTTCAGAAGAGAAGGACCAAGACCTAGCGTGAATCTTAAAGTGTCCGGGTGGAGGTTCCACCCGGATATCCGGTATATAGAATTACCCGGATATCCGGTATATAGAATTGCAGGCGCTGCTGGAGGTCACCCGTGGGACCCCATCAAACCTGTCGCACTAGGGAGCAACTATGCATCACTTGAGGTGATGATTTCGCAACCCGTCACCTGAAGGATCCATGCTATAATTATATTGCGGAACATTGATTTGGGCCGGCCTATTAGATGTTTGACTGCTGTGTTCCACATGTCGCGAGCTAATTCAAGTATACATGCACTCAGAATAATATATGATGTTGACGTCAACCACATGCACATAAATttggaaataaaaaaactatataTACTAAACCGAGCATCTATATTAAATTTGTGTTGCACTATCATCTTTTTcatgacaagatcttcaaaacaagaccacacttgcctATATTTGCACAATATTTTTAAAAACTATTTTctttaatactaaataattaatttcagataccgggaacaaatattttaacatcacgaacaaatatttatttttgccaaaaaaataaacataacgaataaataataatgtacaacaaacaaaatattaaacatcacgAATATTTGATTGTACAGGATAAGtaatgaaaaatgaatgttgtgAACAAACGAGTCAACATTgccgaacaatttaatctaaaaagcgaacaaataatttaacatccgaacaaattagttacaaacagacaaataattttacatgaaTAATATGAATAATAAACACATATGCTTCGGAAAGAAATGATTCTTATAAGTATATAGACTAGTGCTAATACATGCTCATTTTTCACTCCTACCTATATCAATCGCATAAgtgtataaaaatataaattattAAATAACTCTACATGACAAGTGCACAACTTAAATAAGTTCTATACATCATTACCAAGTTAGTTAAacaaatcagaaaagaaaaatgatacTTCTTCATTGCGATTAAATAGttcatatgaaaataaatacagATGATACAAACTATAAAATTGAAATAGATAAAAATAATGATAAgaataaaaaacgaaaataagtaAAAGGAGAAATTGGAGAATATTTTACAAGCAAGCTTataggaaaaaataaaaataaaaagatgaaGGAAAGCAAAAAGAGGAATAAataaaggaaagaaaagaaagaactacCGTTAATTAAACTCTCAGATGAGTTGCATGCGCGCATGCTTCAACTACGGAATAAAAAATATGTCAGCatagctgcatgcatgcatgcatgtataatAAAGGCTAGATACAGCGGCGTGGCAGTGCCGCTTGCACGCATGcataataaagaaaaataaagtaagtagaaaaaaagaaatataatAGAACCTGCCAGCAAGTGCTGCAATAAACCCACCAACATTAGTAGTGTATGTGTACAACAACTGGTTGATGGACTAAAAAGCATATGGATGGAAACAGCCCACTAGACAATTGAGAATCAGTAAATAAATGGATACTGGGCTTCGTGGGCTAAGCTATATTGGGCCAAATTGGTTTCACCAAATCTTTCAGGCGATGGTTCACCAGTTTGTCACACGGGCGACATATAGCTGCGGCCGTCGCACTAGCCTCAACCATCCCAGAGTTTatgttttgggcctaaactAGCGTAGCAAATCGGCCAACATATATAATCCAATCAAATTTGTTttagaataattttttaattgtttcaacaatacaaaaatttatttgagaataaaaaattatttccaaaataaaaaatagttattgggcCTTGTATATCATGGTTTGAGTGCCAGTCCCATGAGCGACTCCTAATATTTGCACAGGATTGCTGCCTGGTTGAGCTTTGCTCTTTAATcaacaaagtttgaattgaaAAACAAGGTTGGGCCGGCCAAGTTAGCAGATTCAAAGCCCATAAGGCCCGTAACCCTTCATCCATCTCTTCTTCCCCAAACGCGAGGAGACGAATGCTTGCCACGCGCGCGGGCCGCctgagctgccgccgccccacACGCGGGACGCCGGAGTCGCCGCCGTATCCTCGCGCGCGGGCCGCTGAGCCGCCGCCAACTCCGACGCGCGCAGGCAGCCGCTGCCTCCTCGCGCGCTGGCCGCctgagccaccgccgccaccgcgcgggACCGCCTCTGCCTCCTCGCGCGGGATGCTGCTGCGTCCtcgcgcgcgggccgccgccgccgccgcgccggactCCGGAGCCGCTGCCATGGCGGTACAGGAAACTTGAGCACTCGGAGGTCAGGTGGGCAAGTTCTACCTTGCCCTATTGGTGGGTCCGCCACTGGCCTCTCGTCCCTTCCTCACGCTGCCCCTCCGTTCGCCACCATCATCTAGCAGTCGCCGCCCCtccacccccggccgccgcagcgCGACGCGCCAGTCTCACGGTCCCTCGTCACTTGCTAGTCTCTGACTCTGAGCAGAGAAATACAGGCCTCGGGcatgcccagctccggcgccccgcTGGCCCCGTTCCTGGTCGCATCCCTCAAGCGGGCTTCCCGACTCCGCTGCGGCGAACAGCTGCACGCGCTCGCGGCCAAATCGGGCCTTTTCGCCTCCAACGCATTTGTTCGCAACTCCGTCCTCGCCTTCTACTCGCGCCACCCATCCTCCCTTGCCAGCGCCCACCAGCTGTTCGACGAAATACCCCCGccgctccgcgatgccgccgcacGCAACACCCTCCTCGCCGCGCTGGCCCGTGCGGGGCACCTCGACTGCGCGCAGCGCCTGCTTGAGGACATGCCGCATGGCCACAGGGACGCTGTCTCGTACACCACCCTCGTGAccgcgctcgcgcgcgccggACACGCGGGGCGCGCTGTGGCTGTGTTCCGCGGCATGCTCTCAGATGATGTTCTCCCCAACGAGGTGACTCTCGCAGGCGCTGTAACCGTGTTCGCCAGCCATGGGGCAGCGGCCACAGTGGGAATGGCGCATGGGGTCGCTCTGCGCCGGGGGCTGGATGGATTCATCATTGTGGCTACCAACCTGGTCCATGCGTATGCCTCGGTGTCAGCGCTCCATTCTGCCCGTGCTGTGTTCAATGGGATGCAGCATAGGAATAGGGTCACCTGGAATGCAATGCTCAATGGTTATGTGAAGGCAGGGATGATGGACCAGGCTGCAGAGGTGTTCTGGAGGATGCCAGAGCGGGATGTAGTATCTTTTTCCACGATGATTGATGGGTACATCCGTGCAGATATGGTATCAGATGCTCTGAAGGCTTACATTCATATGGTGAGTGAGCTAGACGCCAATGGTAGTGAAATGCTGCTTGTTGATCTGGTAAAGGCATGTGCTCGGTACTATGCTGTCACAGAAGGGCGGCAGCTTCACACTGTTATTCTGAAGCATGGTTTTGATGCCCATGCATTTGTGCAGGCAACCCTGATCCATTTCTATGGGTGCTGTGGTCTTATTGGCTGTGCCCAGATGCAGTTTAGATTGTCAGACAAATCACACATTGCATCATGGAATGCTCTTTTGGCTGGTCTACTAAAGCAGGACCTAACTTATGAAGCAAGGCAGCTGTTTGATAATATGCCTGAAACCGACAATATTTCTTGGAGTACTTTGATATCTGGGTATGTGCAGATTGGACGTTCAGACATGGCTTTGCAGCTTTTCTTTTCGATGCT
This window of the Panicum virgatum strain AP13 chromosome 1K, P.virgatum_v5, whole genome shotgun sequence genome carries:
- the LOC120696274 gene encoding pentatricopeptide repeat-containing protein At5g19020, mitochondrial-like is translated as MPSSGAPLAPFLVASLKRASRLRCGEQLHALAAKSGLFASNAFVRNSVLAFYSRHPSSLASAHQLFDEIPPPLRDAAARNTLLAALARAGHLDCAQRLLEDMPHGHRDAVSYTTLVTALARAGHAGRAVAVFRGMLSDDVLPNEVTLAGAVTVFASHGAAATVGMAHGVALRRGLDGFIIVATNLVHAYASVSALHSARAVFNGMQHRNRVTWNAMLNGYVKAGMMDQAAEVFWRMPERDVVSFSTMIDGYIRADMVSDALKAYIHMVSELDANGSEMLLVDLVKACARYYAVTEGRQLHTVILKHGFDAHAFVQATLIHFYGCCGLIGCAQMQFRLSDKSHIASWNALLAGLLKQDLTYEARQLFDNMPETDNISWSTLISGYVQIGRSDMALQLFFSMLNSSVEPNEITLGSALSAIADSGTLDQGRWIHEYIINKSVQLTDNLSAGLIDMYAKCGSVADAVQFFNHANDKFSSVSPWNAMICSLAIHGYAHMSLDLFSQLQKTNIKPNSITFIGVLSACCHTGMVPEGKRYFESMRTVYGIQPTIKHYGCMVDLLGRAGYLEEAEQLVLMMPMKADVVIWGSILSAARAQGNIALGEKAAEELAKVDQTHGASKVALSNIYADAGRWTNVSVVRKELQDENFERLSGNSGIVQ